The bacterium DNA window TTGGGTAACACATATTATGAGGCAACGACGCCATTTCAAAAAACCTTCGGTAACAATATTTATGAGCCAATGCGCAGTCAGACTGCCCTGGCAAAAATGAATTGACAACGTGTCATTTTTTTAGTAGATTTTTCGCGCTTTTTTGCACGACTTACGACTTTGTCCTGACGAGCCTTAACTCACAAAGGAGTCCAATGTCATGAGCCTTGATGCGCTGGGCATGATCGAAACGCGTGGGCTGGTCGGCGCGATTGAAGCGGCTGACGCCATGGTGAAAGCGGCCAAGGTCACGTTGATCGGCAAAGAGAAGATCGGCGGCGGCTATGTGACCGTGATGGTGCGCGGCGATGTCGGTGCGGTCAAGGCTGCCACGGACGCCGGTGCTGCTGCCGCGGAGAAAGTCGGCGAGTTGGTTTCCGTTCACGTCATTCCGCGGCCGCATGCGGAAGTCGAATTGATTCTGCCCAAACGGGCTGAACTGGCCACGGAATCCTGAGAACGCAT harbors:
- the eutM gene encoding ethanolamine utilization microcompartment protein EutM, coding for MSLDALGMIETRGLVGAIEAADAMVKAAKVTLIGKEKIGGGYVTVMVRGDVGAVKAATDAGAAAAEKVGELVSVHVIPRPHAEVELILPKRAELATES